The Microtus pennsylvanicus isolate mMicPen1 chromosome 5, mMicPen1.hap1, whole genome shotgun sequence DNA segment tctttcttgctttcccAGAACGCCAAGACCCTGCTACAAAAGTGAGTACTTTCTGTTTGACCGAACAGcacactttttttatttttgcccaAGGCTATCAGACTTTAGTCGGTGACAGAGAATGACACCTGTCTTTGCTGCAGGATCGCGGAAGCGTCAAAGGCGTTTCAGATGGAGAAAGTGGAACAGGGTTATGAGATCATGAACCACTTCACCGTCAACCtcaatagagaagaaaaaattatACGTGAAATTGACTTTTACAGAGGTGTGTTATTGCTTTAACGAGCTGTTTCAAACTGTGCTGCGGGAAAGCGGTTGAGGGAGAGAAAGCGGGGAGTGTACGAAACCCCGAAGGAAGGACAGCTATAACTTCTCAGGGATCACAAACCATTGAGATGCCTGGTCTCACCACAGGATTACATAGCTCTTGACtgcttatttttataatgttttaatgCCATTATCAAGAGTTTGACACTGGGTAAGGAAGTCCTTAATAAGTGACATACATGGTGATAATTCAACTTCAACTCTACCCCAGAATATGGATCAGAGTGATGTAAAGGAAAAAAGTTTCAAGATAAGtccaaagaaaagacaaaaggcaTCTGGGGTAGGGAGGCCAGCACACAGAGGGTGAGATCAGCCAGAGCATGGAAATAGGATAGGGTCCACGAGCTGTAGCTGCGGCTTTCACTCTTGGCTCAGAGTTCCCACTCTGAACTTTCCTGATGAAATACTTGAAAGGGAGACAGTAACTCTGGAGCTGGCTCCAGCTACCTTGACtcataagagaaagaaagaggggtgaAAACAGCAGCCAGCTAGACCGCTAGCTATGCCGTGAGCTTGCACCAGCCCCACAGACACACGTTCCAAGGCCCATCTTCCTAATGGATTATCACGATCTGTGCAGGAGCTTGCAGATATGGTGGCTGTGGTAGAAATGTGAGCAGGCTCCGTGAGTGAGGTTGTGTGAGGGGCAGGGAACAACTTTATACTGGGGAGGAAAGTAAGCCAATGCTTCCTTCATATTGGCCCTGCCGGGGTCAACGTGAGCAGCGCAAGGTCTCAGCATGACCTGGACCACTGTCGAGTGTCAATTGACATGATTTCTCTAGCCCTAGACTGTAGGTGCTAGCTATTAACTGTTTCCATGGCTACCATGGTCTTATCTCActagaagaggaagatgaagaggacgcaggagaaacagaagaaggaggagaaggagaggatgcaGCGGAAGTAGAAGAGGTAGACAATGTTCAAATCGAGTCATCGGGGGAAGAGGAAAGCCTGGAAAAAGCCCCGGAGCCCTCTCAGCTTACCTCAGAGCTCCAGGCCTCGACGCCActtcttgcttcctctccagAACCACCTTCATCCATGCCACCTGCTGCAGATGTCCTGGTGACACAGGTAACCTGCCAAACGGCCTCATTGCCAAATGCTCTAAACAACACATTCTACTATAAGACAAGAGGAGGTCAGCACAGTCACAACGCCAGGGAGAAACGCTCTCTAGGTGACTCAAGAGGTTCATCACCATTACAGCTGGTTGGCAAGACTCAATGTAATGCCATTTTTATATCAACAGTGCTCTCAGATCTGAGGCAACCTCTgtcaagaaagtgtgtgtgtgtatgtgtgtgtgtgtgtgtgtgtgcatgtgtgtgtgtgtgtgtgtgtgtgtgtgtgtgcaggcgcaCACGCAGGAAATCAGAGCTGCTCATGGGAATGTAGTCTACCTTTGGTTGCATAGTCAATGAAATCATAGAGCACACTGTAGAAATTATACAAGGTGAGAAATGAAAGTGATTCCACCTCATAGCCTTGACTCTCATGTACAAAATAGAGGAAGTAAACAGAGAAACCGCAGGAGTTCATGTAGCTTCCCCTGAAGCACAACTTCATTTCCTTTGATGGACAAGCAAGCAAAGCCATCTGTTGGTCATTTTAAAGAGTGTGGTTAAAGGTATCCTAGGAAAGTGGGGACTTCTGGGGCACAGAATCCCAGTCACTGAGTGTGGTGGGGAAAGCAGGCTCATCCAAAGGGGTCCTGGTTCTGCTTCCCAAAGGGGTCCTGGTTCTGCTTCTGTGGGTTGAGATGGTTGGCAGAGCCAGGACACCACAGAGAACCCAGACATGGAATTGCAATCTGTATTCTGGTTTCCAAGGAATCCAGGATGAAACACTTTTTATTTCCcagaaccttgaacttctgaacatCCCGGCCGCACTGGCATTGAAAGAAGGGCAGACAGTAATGAGGGCTGGGTTTGATTAATTAGGTCAgcattggctttttaaaatcagttttgggGACCCACGCATAATGCCAGAGTTAATTTTGGTCAATAACTTGCTGTCTGAGGTATTTTGTAAACAAATTTTCACTCGAGGTTTCTACTTTCTCCCTATCTGGGCTACCATCTAGTGGGTGGTAAGCCCAGAGCCTGTAGATGCCTGTCAGAGGCATAGAGCTGTGGCCAGCATTCTGCCCTAGCATCCCCCAGAGAGCTCAGGGTGTTCAAACCCAAAGGGAAATGACACCAACtacttttttcctcttctttttcactTGTGACCCCATCTGTTCTGATTAAGAGGGAGGTGGTGCCCATTGGCTCTCAGCCGACCACACAATCTGAAACTCCAAGCCCTTCGGCAGCGGAAACCGCGGATCCCTTGTTTTACCCTAGTTGGTATAAAGGCCAAAACCGGAAAACCAACTCCAACCCGCCTTGCACTCCCGGGAGTGAAGGTCTGGGGCAAATAGGGCCTCCTGGTGCTGAGGATTCCAGTACGCAGTCGGCAGGAGTGGCAGGAGCCACAGCCAATGAGCAGGCAGCAGTGAGTGGTAAGGAATCTAGTTCGCCTGCCGCTACCTCTCAGGTTAGTGTTGAAGCTCTTCTGTCTGAATGCTTCCCCACACCTGCTACAATCCTGCTGGAATAGGCGCAGAGAGCAGGGCTTTCTAGGGAGCAGAGGGAAGCCACTGCCTGAGCAAATGCAGCAACGTCTTATCCTCCAATGCTGGCTTGCACGTTAGCGTTCTACCCCAGAATAAACAAAGAACCAAACTGAACTCCCTTTGCCCATGGGCGACCTCATCCCAGGCTTTCCAGGGATGGGGCGCAAGCAAGTGTAGCCCTTAGGCATGGTGTGCAAAGCCGCCTGACTGGCTGGCTGACGTCTGTGGTTCTTTGTGAAATTCACTCGCCCTTACTCGGCTTTTAGGATCTCCTCTTGGGCTTCCAAAGACTAATCGCCTGCCTTGGAGTCATTCCTAGCGATCACCAATATTTGAATTGGTTTAAACTGGCTCTGTAAAATAATCTGCGATTCATGCCTTCCAGAAATGTGCTTGCCGTGGCCAGATAGTCTTTGTTCCATTAAACCTGTGCTTCCTAAATTTGTGTCCTGGGGGCAGGAAAACATGGGAGTTTCCTCCATTTTTAAGGTCTCTTGgtaacttcaaaaaaaaaagtatttgataaTATAActtgataaatttttatttttataatgaaaatttgaAGTCCAAGTCTTCCTTCTGTGGCTTAGTTAGATGTTTGCATGTCTCCGTGAGCCAATAGAACACATCTACAGGTTCTTTCTGAGGAAGAAGGTCAGTAATCCCAGACACGGATTCCTAAGTTAGGTGTGAGGAGTGAGTGTTGCTGGGATAGTCAGGAAGCTGTCACTCAGCGTCCATGGGCCATCCGGTGACAGTGGACAATAAGCAACATGATTTTATTGTATCTGCTCAAGTGGACCCCAGACTCTCCAGGAAACAAAAGGACAGCGTTTTAGAGAGTTAGAAGTGTCATGCTTTTACACCTGATCTTCATTCACAGACACAAGATGACAAAAGTCCATGTTTGTAAAGTAACCTTTCCAGGGCCAGTTTTGGTTAGAAAGCAGCAAAAACAATGAGATGGACTGATTCATCTAGAAATTGAATGGAGATGTCTGTATTTGAGGAGGAAGAATTGTTTTCTTTAGCAGCAATGCAATTTCCCCACGAGGAACGCATAGTAGGTCTCCCACTCACGACAAAAAGTTTGTGTAAATGATATTGGAGAAGCAATGTGTGATGATGTCAGTGAagatttcttcttgttttctcaCAGGAGTTAGCAATCTGCCTAGCACTTCTGGCTTTTCTTATTCTCCACTACATCTGGAGTCAGATTCAGTGCTTGATTTGTGCTTTAATGGGTAGGAACTGTCTTCTTTTCCGTTTGCTAACATCTCCCGTCTTCTCTTCCGTAGTAGTCCTCTTCTTTAGGCCCAGAGATGCACTTGGGTTTGGGTCTCTAAAACCATGTTCACGTCAGGGCCACAAGCTCCCTCCCTGCGGTACCTCTGTAGGAGCCTCTGCACCTCTGAAGGAGACCCCGTCTGTTTTCTGTTCCTGCATGGAGAACCTTGACCCAGAACAGCGACTCTGTGGGCAATTATTCAGTAATCCAGTAGGAGAGGACCCTCCAGGGCCATTGTGGGAGTGCAGCTGCACTAGGCGTGCTCGGCACGTAAGGACTCTATTGTAGTGCAGGGAGACACGGCAAAACACCCATTCGGGTTGAGGGTGCATTTCCTGTTCACCCAGCCAGGCCCAGGAAGTAGCTGCTGTCAGGAATGCTGTCCAGGGCGGTCTCTGCTCTAGACTATGACTAGGTTCCCTTTGTACCCTCCTTCTCTTCAGGGTCTTCCCCCGGAGAAGATGTTACAGGTGCAGCAGCCATTAGACCCACTGACTAAAGAGCCAGGCGTTAATGCGCAAACAGCAACCATAAGAgtctaaagcaaagaaaaaccactaTTTTGTTCAACAGCCCCAGCCTTTTGGATCAAGCTACATTTCTCATAGACAAGCTATGAGGTTTGCTTTGAGACTGGCACCTTACCTTTGGAATACTCTTTTGAAAACTACCCATTGAGTCAGTAATGCATGAAGTGCGTGAACTCATGTGCATGGATTTTTGAGTGATGGGCCCTACTGGCCTAAGCGCTTGCTCCCTTTCCCTTAGCCAAAAAGCAGTCCAGCATTCTGGTGCTAAGAGGCATCAGCTATTTCTGGTTCCCTAACCTCCCGTGATAGGCCTCTTCATGTCTCCCTAGCCTCCCATTCTTCAGAGGCTGTAGGAGCTCTTTGTGTACCAGTCGTGTCTGTAACTGTGAGAGCAGAAGCCCCACCCACCTTCTGCCTAAGAGTCAGCTGGGGACTTTACACACTCAAGTATCTTCGGCATGCACAGACTCTTTCCAGCTGCCTGACACCTCCTTCCACATAATTTGTGGTAAAATGGAGTCATAGACAATGGGTTCGGGGACAAAAATGGGGAGAGATGAGAACGTGGTGATTGGAAGCAGGGCCTAACTGTGGATCTGAATAATTGTCTGAAGAGTCCCGTTTACATTCCAAGAATGTGGGTTTGGAACCTTGTCGCCATGCATCCTTTCAATCCCCTCCGAGGCTGTAAGGGGAGGGTCATGCTTCACGGCTGTATGGCTGTCCTTCACCAACCTCATGCCATTGTCTGCTGACATTCATCTGCCTGTGTGGTGAGGTGGGAGTGAGGcaaggggtgggctttgagccaGTGGGTTGCCTCggttcctcttccttcctgcctgcccagtgTCTTTTAATGGCTCCCATGGAAGAATCTATCCACATCACTCAACTGGAGCTGCACAGGGAACAGGAGTCTCTGGGAAAATGTCTCTGTCTGGGGTGGATTAGCTCAGCAGCTGCTGATACTTGAGCTGGACATGGCAGGTGCTTCAAGGTCAGAGGACCGCCCCTTCCCCCTTCCACAATTGCACCTGTGTGCCcgcacttcacacacacacacacacacacacacacacacacacacacacatacacacgagaggggaggggaaagagggggaagagagagagagagagaaagagaagcaggagtCGAGTACTGTGAATAATATCAACTATCTCACTAGAAGATGAAGCTACAGTAACAAGAGATGAAAACTTTACCATGTTATAGCTCTTTGCTGTTCCAAGACTAGACTGCCCACTGTTCCATTCTCCAAGCCTGAGAATAGATACTCAAATCATGTAGAGATTCTGCCAAGACTCCTGGGAATGGAGACACCAATGTGATTAGAGAAAGGACGTTCGATCTACCTGTGTCTGACTGAGCATTCTGTTGCTTGTGCCTCGGTTTTTTCACCAGGAAAATAAGGGGAGTGGATGAGCTGATTCATTTACTTAGACAGCTGtagagagagactgagaaggaATGAGAAGTTCAGAGCGTGTTTCAGGATGTTTTCATGgcgcgggggaggggggtgttaCAGACTTGGGCCCTGCACAAGTTATTCGGAGTAGCATAATAAGACGAGATGCCCCGTGAACAGACAATCCTTTGCATTTCTCGAATTGCATTTACAGTTGCTGCATCCTCACAGAAGCTCTTGGCTTCCCATGCTGACTTACACATATCTCCCGGGTACCTATTTATAGCTCAGTAGTTGCACCGTTGTTCCTCTTGTTTGTGAAGCTGTGAGTTCCGTGCAACCCGTGATGATTGCACCCTGAAGTCCATGTAAGGCTTCTTAAACATCCTGTGGCCCAGTAGAGCAAAGGCAAAGGCACACATCAGAGGCGGTCCTAATACAAAACGGGTGACTCTGAATGGCTTTTAAAGTCAGCTTTACTGAGCTATGCGTACCCTGAAACTCACTCCATGTGAGTGTACAGTTTAAGTAGTCGTGACAAATCCATGTCATTTCGTAGCTATCAACGTGGTTATTTACAATGTTCCAGACCCCGTCCAAATTTCCCTGGCCGTTAACAGGCTTGCTTTGAAGTATAAATCTATCTTCAGCTTTTACTAACTTCAGTTTCTCACTTTTCCTTTATGGTGTCTGCTTTTTGTTGttctatttaagaaatatttccttaattttaaatCACGGGGATCATTTTATCTCTTAAGTTCTGGTGTAATTTCTAAGTTTCATATGCAAGATGAGGCTGAAGGGCGTCATTCCTTGTCTTGGTTTTTGGATACCTGTCATTTGTTGCACCgacacatttttctttcctttgttgaaGGTTTCCCCTTCCTTCTAGAAACGTAGCTGGCCGTACATGTGTGGGCCTGTTTCTCGGTTCTGTTTTGTGCCGTTGCTCTACGTTTTCTCCATCAGTTGATTATTATAGTTTCATAAAACCTTCACACGAATAAGCTTTGCCACCTTTGATCTAGcttcaaaatgatattttttactatttattattctTACTAATCTCTTGAAGAATTAATTCAGTTttactggttttctttatttttggccGGTTTTCTATTTtgctatttctattatttattgtttgtctcCTTTCTTactctttatcttttttattttttatgatgaaAGCTTGGGTTGTGGATTTGTTATCTTTCTTGTTCTTCAATATGGATGTTCCAGGCCCTAGAACTCATTGCTTTCCCTGGATACCACAAGTTTTAGcgtgttgtattttcttttaattttgatgatTAAAACATCTCTTGATGAATGTGCTGATTTCTTCACAGAGGCATGACTTATTTAGATGAGGGGTTGCTAAAGTTTGAGACACTGGGGATTTTCTCCCagagtttttttctgtttgacttCTAATTTGATTTTGCTATGGAAACAGAATTGCTCTATCTGCGCTCACCCTTCTAAGTTTATTAAGTTTTACAACCTGGAATGTGACTCAGCTTGCAGAACATAAAAGTGTTCTGTGAAATGCAAAAATTTCCTGTTATGGTTGACATTTTCTATAAATGTCAGTTACAGCAATTGATGATGTTGTTCTAGTTCTGATTTTCTGTTACCAGCTCTATCAATGGCTGAGAAAGGAATCTGGAGATCACTTATCATACTTAGGAATTTACTTAGGCATTGCAGACCTATGGGGCTTTTGCCTCTTATATTTTGAAACTTCATGTAGGTACTTTCATATTTAACATTGTTATGTTTCCCTCAAGAACTTACTCCAAGATGAAGTATTTCTTAATAACAGAATGTCTTCTCTGCTCATAGCGGCCTGCTCTGAGGTGTGTATAGATGATTCTCATCCACTTGTACAGGTTGTGGCTGCCATGTTTTGTATAAACCATGGGGGGTGGTGCAAGGGAGGACCCTGGGGGAAAGTGGTGTTGGATAGCAGCCCTCAGGGAAAACTTCCTGGCCTGGGTCCAGCACACCtagcttcccttcttccctcagccATGCGCAGGGCCGAGGGCAGCACGTGTCAGGATGGTTGAGAGACTTGAGCACCTGAGCCACACTTCTTGGTCTAGTGATCCATTTTGCAGGGCTctgctttcagtttttatttcagCTGATTTATCAGCTAATATCTCTCTCTGAGCATGTTCATGGCACACCTATGCCCGAGGTTGTTCCTTAAGTAATTTTGAGTGAGTACCTAGAAATGGAATTGTTTGGTTGTATGGTTGTCGTGTGGCTAACTTTACCAAAGACTGTTGTTTTCCACGGTCTATTGGTCTTGTGCTTCCACTAAGAATGGAGGTGtcccagctcctctcctctccctgttAGCTGATGGGCAGTGCATCATCCTTTGCATTTTAGCCATTCTAATGCATATGTGTGATCTTCCTTCTGGTCTAATTCACAAGTTCTTGACAATTAGTTTTGTTGAGCATCATTTCATATGCATACACTGAGGTTTGCCATAGAACCACGGGGACAACTGTGTTGTAGGTGGGTGACTTCAAGCACTAAATGGCCTGTCGGCTGAGAAGGACTAACCCCAGTGCTTAAAGAAGATGTGGTCTGCTCTGTATCTCCGACTCTTTCATATCATTGTCTCAGTAGCAGTGTGGGTTCCCCCTACCTTGAGGATCATCACTCTCATGGAGGAGGGGGTTGTGCACAGGTTAAATTCAGTGACTTATTACAGTCAGAAGCAATGGGAAAGAGTCAGCAAGGAAATGCAACTCATAGCTGACTGATTTACCTATCATCGAGAATCTAAAAAATGTACATGCTATAAAGATGtccccagaagaaaaaaaaataattaagctgatgaaagaagagagaaaaggaaataatatgaaaagggcctggaaggaggaagaaagaaagaactgcaaAGGGTAGAAAGCTAAGCAGAAGGCTGTGCCTGCAGCTAGTCCTTATTTCTTAGGCGCTCAGAGCAGCTGTTTCCAGACCTGCATCCCTGTGGAGTAGCGCACCGCCCAACGTTCCCATTTTCCCAGGCCGAAGTCCCAAGGCTGTCAGCCAGTGCAGAGCTCTGTATCTTCACCCAGTGCTGCATGTGAATAGATGAAATCATGTTTATACAATGATCTTTGAGACTAACCCATCCGCCATGGCTTCATAGTAAACATCCCTCCAACTGCCactggaggctgaggtaagaaAAGCAGGCGGCAAAGGGCCAGGAAGCGTCTATATTTGAGATTCGTTTCACAAGGTAgtcattacatttaaaaaataaagaaagcaagaaaacataGAGAGGAGACCAAGAACATGATTTCCCTTGAGTGTGACTCTATGTCTTGCGTTCTTTGAAACGCTCTCCTTAATTTTCCAAAGCAAACAGAAGTGAATGAAAATTCAGCCATGTTCCCTAAACTTAATTGAGTGACTCAGGGTATCAA contains these protein-coding regions:
- the Trim55 gene encoding tripartite motif-containing protein 55 isoform X4, yielding MSASLNYKSFSKEQQTMDNLEKQLICPICLEMFTKPVVILPCQHNLCRKCASDIFQASNPYLPTRGGTTVASGGRFRCPSCRHEVVLDRHGVYGLQRNLLVENIIDIYKQESTRPEKKSEQPMCEEHDEERINIYCLNCEVPTCSLCKVFGAHKDCQVAPLTHVFQRQKSELSDGIAVLVGSNDRIQGVISELEDTCKTIEECCRKQKQDLCEKFDYLYGILEERKTEMTQAITRTQEEKLEHVRALIRKYSDHLENVSKLVESGIQFMDEPEMAVFLQNAKTLLQKIAEASKAFQMEKVEQGYEIMNHFTVNLNREEKIIREIDFYREEEDEEDAGETEEGGEGEDAAEVEEVDNVQIESSGEEESLEKAPEPSQLTSELQASTPLLASSPEPPSSMPPAADVLVTQREVVPIGSQPTTQSETPSPSAAETADPLFYPSWYKGQNRKTNSNPPCTPGSEGLGQIGPPGAEDSSTQSAGVAGATANEQAAVSGKESSSPAATSQELAICLALLAFLILHYIWSQIQCLICALMGRNCLLFRLLTSPVFSSVVVLFFRPRDALGFGSLKPCSRQGHKLPPCGTSVGASAPLKETPSVFCSCMENLDPEQRLCGQLFSNPVGEDPPGPLWECSCTRRARHVRTLL